A stretch of the Cottoperca gobio chromosome 2, fCotGob3.1, whole genome shotgun sequence genome encodes the following:
- the LOC115020241 gene encoding fidgetin-like: MISSSSVYGLKMQWTPEHSQWAEQHFDISSTTRSPAHKAEAYRAVPGHLQRSATYQYAWANDDISALTASNLLKKYAEKYSGILEMPGSYSEVQGVMNGRKGESEPWQDGVYPMSCIPEGVSIRKGGVAVASDVVSGMCSSPGLASSTLSEPSYSSSSCGSHTATALHSSSMPSQEYGPPYSSSYLHSSYSSQSAPAPALPSPLHSSGLLQPPPPPPSHPTLVPAYNGGSPNLSSYNYPPAGYPAQSSVGPGYSPGGAPPPSSYLPSGIAAPTPLPPSSTLPGYPYQSHNLTPIAPTPLNGSSSNSLKRKAFYMTGQGEIDSAYGNFGYGQARSSAESPMYRIADSSSANGGSNSASGFDRSAEKSSFNPQKQSTMSSEQQRKYSSQATGGPLTPPAYVTSTLGGSRSTDSLASFTSPSLSEQGADEHRLHLSHSAPGPTSSSSTSSSRPAEEQLKTSDPHLLDMVTSEIVQQGPPVDWSDIAGLELAKATLKEEVLWPILRPDMFSSLGPAPHCVLLFGPRGSGRTLLGRCLASQLGAPFLQLNGSTLATKWLAEGEKIIRASFLVARCRQPSVLFISEVDMLLSAHLSEESPINRLKGELLAQLDSLLMGSGEDGGNQVLVVCSTSRPQDMDEGLRRYYARRVLVPLPDGAARHQIVSQLLVQSQHKYCLSEEELALLVQHTEGFSGLDLARLCQEALVGLLHVSAQGMDMSGMMPRGQVRPLTYQDFESVFCKFQASISQKEIDTYTEWNKMFGCSQ; the protein is encoded by the coding sequence GCTTAAAGATGCAGTGGACCCCCGAGCACAGCCAGTGGGCCGAACAGCATTTCGACATATCCTCCACCACGCGCTCGCCAGCCCACAAGGCTGAGGCCTACAGGGCGGTGCCTGGCCACCTGCAGCGCTCAGCCACCTACCAGTACGCCTGGGCCAATGACGACATCTCAGCCCTCACCGCCTCCAACCTGCTCAAGAAGTATGCCGAGAAGTATTCCGGTATTCTGGAGATGCCGGGCTCCTATTCAGAGGTCCAGGGGGTGATGAACGGACGGAAAGGTGAATCAGAGCCTTGGCAGGACGGCGTCTACCCCATGAGCTGCATCCCAGAAGGGGTTTCCATCAGAAAGGGAGGGGTGGCGGTGGCCTCAGACGTGGTGTCTGGCATGTGCAGCTCCCCGGGCCTTGCCTCCAGCACCCTGAGTGAGCCCAGCTACTCCAGCAgcagttgtgggagccacacAGCCACCGCGCTCCACTCCTCCTCCATGCCCTCTCAGGAATACGGCCCTCcgtacagcagctcctacctGCACAGTAGTTACAGCTCCCAGTCTGCCCCCGCCCCAGCACTTCCCTCCCCACTGCATAGCTCTGGGCTCCTGCAGCCACCCCCTCCGCCGCCCTCCCACCCCACTTTAGTCCCAGCGTACAACGGAGGCTCCCCCAACTTGTCTAGTTATAATTACCCCCCAGCAGGCTACCCGGCACAGAGCTCTGTCGGGCCAGGATACAGCCCTGGAGGAGCACCCCCTCCATCATCATACCTCCCCTCAGGCATTGCTGCACCTACACCTCTTCCCCCCTCTTCTACTTTACCTGGATACCCATACCAGAGCCACAACCTGACCCCAATCGCCCCCACTCCTCTCAACGGTAGCTCCTCCAACTCACTGAAGAGAAAAGCCTTCTACATGACAGGCCAGGGAGAGATAGACTCCGCTTATGGTAACTTTGGCTATGGCCAGGCTCGGAGCTCCGCTGAGAGCCCCATGTACAGGATAGCTGACAGCAGCAGCGCAAACGGAGGCTCCAACAGCGCCAGTGGATTCGACAGAAGTGCTGAAAAGTCGTCTTTTAATCCTCAGAAGCAGTCCACAATGTCCTccgagcagcagaggaagtaCAGCAGCCAGGCAACAGGTGGGCCACTGACTCCACCAGCCTACGTCACCTCCACCCTAGGGGGTTCCCGCTCAACAGATTCCCTTGCCAGCTTCACCTCCCCTTCCCTCAGTGAGCAAGGTGCTGATGAACACCGTCTCCACCTCTCCCACTCAGCACCAGGGCCTACCTCCTCCTcatccacttcctcctcccgGCCTGCTGAAGAGCAGCTAAAAACCAGTGACCCTCACCTCCTCGACATGGTTACCTCTGAAATCGTTCAGCAGGGGCCCCCAGTGGATTGGAGTGACATTGCAGGACTAGAACTAGCCAAGGCAACCCTGAAGGAAGAGGTCCTGTGGCCCATTCTGCGCCCGGACATGTTCAGCAGCTTAGGCCCGGCCCCACATTGCGTGTTGCTTTTTGGCCCCAGGGGCAGTGGCAGGACGTTGCTGGGGCGCTGCCTGGCCAGCCAGCTAGGGGCACCGTTCCTCCAGCTCAATGGTTCCACGTTGGCCACCAAGTGGCtggcagagggagaaaaaatCATTCGTGCATCCTTCCTGGTGGCGCGCTGCCGGCAGCCTTCCGTACTGTTCATTAGTGAGGTGGACATGCTGCTGTCAGCTCACCTCAGCGAAGAGAGTCCCATCAACCGGCTGAAGGGGGAGCTACTCGCCCAGTTGGACTCCCTTCTCATGGGCTCAGGCGAGGACGGAGGCAACCAAGTGTTGGTGGTTTGCTCCACAAGCAGACCTCAGGACATGGATGAAGGGTTGCGCAGGTACTATGCTCGGAGGGTCCTCGTGCCTCTGCCGGACGGCGCAGCCCGACACCAGATCGTCAGCCAGCTCCTAGTTCAATCTCAGCACAAATACTGCCTGAGCGAGGAGGAGCTGGCGCTGCTGGTCCAGCATACCGAAGGTTTCTCTGGACTGGACCTGGCCAGACTCTGTCAGGAGGCCCTCGTAGGTCTGTTACACGTCTCTGCACAGGGCATGGACATGTCGGGTATGATGCCCCGGGGACAGGTCAGGCCCCTCACCTACCAGGACTTTGAGAGTGTCTTTTGTAAATTCCAAGCCAGTATATCACAGAAAGAGATTGACACGTACACTGAGTGGAACAAAATGTTCGGCTGCAGCCAGTGA